Proteins encoded by one window of Chanos chanos chromosome 7, fChaCha1.1, whole genome shotgun sequence:
- the smarcd3b gene encoding SWI/SNF-related matrix-associated actin-dependent regulator of chromatin subfamily D member 3b isoform X2 produces the protein MATEETSGGARKATKSKLFEFLVHGVRPGMPSGARMPHQGAPMGPPGPPYGGSPAVRPGLNNPTMEPGRKRPASSQQVPQQQSMQNRNRNTKRRKMADKILPQRIRELVPESQAYMDLLAFERKLDQTIMRKRVDIQEALKRPMKQKRKLRLYISNTFNPTKPDAEDSDGSIASWELRVEGKLLDDPGKQKRKFSSFFKSLVIELDKDLYGPDNHLVEWHRTPTTQETDGFQVKRPGDVSVRCTLLLMLDYQPPQFKLDPRLARLLGIHTQTRSCIIQALWQYVKTNRLQDSHDKEYINCDKYFQQIFDCPRLKFSEIPQRLTNLLLPPDPIVINHVISVDPNDQKKTACYDIDVEVEDPLKTQMSSFLLSTANQQEIASLDNKIHETIESINQLKIQRDFMLSFSRDPKGYIQDWLKSQSRDLKLMTDVVGNPEEERRAEFYHEPWSQEAVSRYFYCKIQQRRQELEQALGMRNT, from the exons ATGGCCACAGAGGAGACGAGCGGAGGAGCTCGCAAAGCCACCAAGAGCAAACTGTTTGAGTTTCTCGTCCATGGAGTG CGTCCTGGCATGCCCTCTGGAGCGCGGATGCCCCACCAGGGAGCGCCAATGGGCCCCCCGGGACCGCCTTACGGAGGCAGCCCCGCCGTACGACCGGGGTTGAACAACCCGACGATGGAGCCCGGTCGAAAACGCCCCGCCTCCTCCCAGCAGGTGCCTCAGCAGCAAAGCATGCAGAACCGCAACAGAAA cacTAAGAGGAGGAAAATGGCAGACAAGATCCTTCCACAAAGG ATTCGTGAACTGGTCCCAGAGTCTCAGGCTTACATGGACCTACTTGCATTCGAACGCAAATTGGACCAGACCATCATGCGTAAACGGGTAGACATCCAGGAAGCTCTGAAACGACCCATGAAG CAAAAGCGCAAGCTACGACTCTACATCTCCAACACATTCAACCCCACCAAACCAGACGCGGAAGACTCAGACGGCAGCATTGCATCTTGGGAGCTGCGAGTTGAGGGGAAACTTCTGGATGAT ccagggaaacagaaaaggaaattctcttcatttttcaaaagtCTGGTGATTGAGCTGGACAAAGATCTGTATGGCCCAGATAACCATCTGGTGGAG tGGCATCGTACACCTACCACTCAGGAGACAGATGGGTTTCAGGTGAAAAGGCCAGGGGACGTGAGTGTGCGATGCACTCTTCTGCTAATGCTGGACTACCAG CCACCCCAGTTCAAACTGGACCCTCGGCTGGCTCGGCTGCTGGGAATCCACACGCAGACCCGCTCCTGCATCATCCAGGCCCTTTGGCAGTACGTCAAGACCAACAGGCTGCAGGACTCCCATGACAAGGAGTACATCAACTGTGACAAGTATTTCCAGCAG ATCTTTGACTGCCCAAGGCTGAAATTTTCCGAGATTCCCCAGCGTCTCACAAATTTGCTGCTACCCCCTGACCCCATCGTCATCAACCATGTCATCAG TGTCGACCCTAACGACCAGAAGAAGACGGCCTGCTATGACATTGACGTGGAGGTGGAGGATCCACTCAAAACACAGATGAGCAGCTTCCTGCTCTCCACGGCCAATCAACAGGAGATCGCCTCCCTCGACAACAAG ATCCATGAGACAATTGAGTCCATTAATCAGCTGAAGATCCAGAGAGATTTCATGCTCAGCTTCTCAAGAGACCCAAAGGGTTACATCCAGGACTGGCTCaaatcacagagcagagacCTCAAA ctGATGACGGACGTGGTTGGGAAccctgaggaggagagaagggcGGAGTTTTACCATGAGCCCTGGTCTCAGGAGGCTGTCAGTCGATACTTCTActgcaag ATCCAGCAAAGGAGACAAGAGCTGGAGCAAGCACTGGGTATGAGGAACACCTAG
- the smarcd3b gene encoding SWI/SNF-related matrix-associated actin-dependent regulator of chromatin subfamily D member 3b isoform X1 — protein sequence MATEETSGGARKATKSKLFEFLVHGVRPGMPSGARMPHQGAPMGPPGPPYGGSPAVRPGLNNPTMEPGRKRPASSQQVPQQQSMQNRNRKKPVGFPGANEMPGRQMDMRDAQSDPTLGSNTKRRKMADKILPQRIRELVPESQAYMDLLAFERKLDQTIMRKRVDIQEALKRPMKQKRKLRLYISNTFNPTKPDAEDSDGSIASWELRVEGKLLDDPGKQKRKFSSFFKSLVIELDKDLYGPDNHLVEWHRTPTTQETDGFQVKRPGDVSVRCTLLLMLDYQPPQFKLDPRLARLLGIHTQTRSCIIQALWQYVKTNRLQDSHDKEYINCDKYFQQIFDCPRLKFSEIPQRLTNLLLPPDPIVINHVISVDPNDQKKTACYDIDVEVEDPLKTQMSSFLLSTANQQEIASLDNKIHETIESINQLKIQRDFMLSFSRDPKGYIQDWLKSQSRDLKLMTDVVGNPEEERRAEFYHEPWSQEAVSRYFYCKIQQRRQELEQALGMRNT from the exons ATGGCCACAGAGGAGACGAGCGGAGGAGCTCGCAAAGCCACCAAGAGCAAACTGTTTGAGTTTCTCGTCCATGGAGTG CGTCCTGGCATGCCCTCTGGAGCGCGGATGCCCCACCAGGGAGCGCCAATGGGCCCCCCGGGACCGCCTTACGGAGGCAGCCCCGCCGTACGACCGGGGTTGAACAACCCGACGATGGAGCCCGGTCGAAAACGCCCCGCCTCCTCCCAGCAGGTGCCTCAGCAGCAAAGCATGCAGAACCGCAACAGAAA GAAGCCAGTTGGATTCCCCGGAGCCAATGAGATGCCAGGGAGGCAGATGGACATGAGAGATGCCCAATCAGATCCCACGCTTGGATCAAA cacTAAGAGGAGGAAAATGGCAGACAAGATCCTTCCACAAAGG ATTCGTGAACTGGTCCCAGAGTCTCAGGCTTACATGGACCTACTTGCATTCGAACGCAAATTGGACCAGACCATCATGCGTAAACGGGTAGACATCCAGGAAGCTCTGAAACGACCCATGAAG CAAAAGCGCAAGCTACGACTCTACATCTCCAACACATTCAACCCCACCAAACCAGACGCGGAAGACTCAGACGGCAGCATTGCATCTTGGGAGCTGCGAGTTGAGGGGAAACTTCTGGATGAT ccagggaaacagaaaaggaaattctcttcatttttcaaaagtCTGGTGATTGAGCTGGACAAAGATCTGTATGGCCCAGATAACCATCTGGTGGAG tGGCATCGTACACCTACCACTCAGGAGACAGATGGGTTTCAGGTGAAAAGGCCAGGGGACGTGAGTGTGCGATGCACTCTTCTGCTAATGCTGGACTACCAG CCACCCCAGTTCAAACTGGACCCTCGGCTGGCTCGGCTGCTGGGAATCCACACGCAGACCCGCTCCTGCATCATCCAGGCCCTTTGGCAGTACGTCAAGACCAACAGGCTGCAGGACTCCCATGACAAGGAGTACATCAACTGTGACAAGTATTTCCAGCAG ATCTTTGACTGCCCAAGGCTGAAATTTTCCGAGATTCCCCAGCGTCTCACAAATTTGCTGCTACCCCCTGACCCCATCGTCATCAACCATGTCATCAG TGTCGACCCTAACGACCAGAAGAAGACGGCCTGCTATGACATTGACGTGGAGGTGGAGGATCCACTCAAAACACAGATGAGCAGCTTCCTGCTCTCCACGGCCAATCAACAGGAGATCGCCTCCCTCGACAACAAG ATCCATGAGACAATTGAGTCCATTAATCAGCTGAAGATCCAGAGAGATTTCATGCTCAGCTTCTCAAGAGACCCAAAGGGTTACATCCAGGACTGGCTCaaatcacagagcagagacCTCAAA ctGATGACGGACGTGGTTGGGAAccctgaggaggagagaagggcGGAGTTTTACCATGAGCCCTGGTCTCAGGAGGCTGTCAGTCGATACTTCTActgcaag ATCCAGCAAAGGAGACAAGAGCTGGAGCAAGCACTGGGTATGAGGAACACCTAG